In the genome of Bradysia coprophila strain Holo2 unplaced genomic scaffold, BU_Bcop_v1 contig_232, whole genome shotgun sequence, one region contains:
- the LOC119075963 gene encoding LETM1 domain-containing protein 1, which produces MALTTAMGVMRRTYLIEHSYISRRLCSSKTDDKRSTTTGQQSSLSRQSQNIKQNVQGYFLTKYINYVANYEKVLEKRFPAAMNVYRTFVIGMRDLYRDMKEFVKVYKIANTSELHLRALTRRELEVYHQLPKDMKKVAPVFLISALPLANYVIFPLAYMYPRTFLSTQFWSIQQKSQFQTEFLRERLQHNMRVLRFMQTKLDESRSDTQYRQLKSILGMLGSGLHPSVEQLLEINDVFTRKPFNLESLPCSHLKNLCGLHGIHKGWRKRMRLAKHAFVIHHIDLAMLREGGVHNLPQDVLIHACRARGLNPTNLSTDMMVDWLKQWVDISVKIDGTNISLLLHLPILIGYNSPNNWILLYNK; this is translated from the exons ATGGCACTGACAACAGCAATGGGTGTGATGAGACGAACATACCTCATCGAACACTCGTACATATCACGTAGATTATGTTCGTCCAA GACTGATGATAAACGTTCGACAACGACCGGTCAGCAATCGTCACTGAGTCGCCAGAGTCAAAATATCAAACAGAATGTGCAGGGATACTTCCTCACCAAATACATCAACTACGTCGCGAATTATGAGAAAGTGCTGGAGAAGAGGTTCCCTGCCGCGATGAATGTTTACCGAACATTCGTCATCGGCATGCGGGATCTGTATCGTGATATGAAAGAGTTCGTCAAAGTCTACAAAATTGCCAACACGTCCGAACTTCACTTGCGCGCATTGACACGCAGAGAACTCGAAGTGTACCATCAGCTGCCTAAAGATATGAAAAAAGTCGCTCCGGTGTTTCTGATATCTGCACTACCGCTGGCAAATTATGTGATTTTCCCACTGGCGTACATGTATCCGCGCACGTTTCTCAGCACTCAGTTTTGGTCCATTCAGCAGAAGTCTCAATTCCAAACGGAGTTCTTGCGCGAACGACTACAACACAACATGCGAGTGCTGCGATTCATGCAAACGAAATTGGACGAGAGCAGAAGTGACACACAGTACAGGCAACTGAAATCGATACTGGGAATGCTGGGCAGCGGATTGCATCCCAGTGTGGAGCAATTGTTGGAAATAAACGACGTGTTCACGAGAAAGCCATTCAATTTGGAGTCATTGCCCTGTAGTCATTTG AAAAATCTGTGCGGCCTGCATGGCATTCATAAGGGATGGCGGAAACGTATGCGACTCGCCAAGCACGCGTTCGTAATACATCACATAGACTTGGCGATGCTGCGAGAGGGTGGCGTACACAATTTGCCGCAAGACGTTCTCATCCATGCTTGCCGAGCGCGTGGATTAAATCCGACAAATTTGAGCACAGACATGATGGTCGATTGGCTGAAGCAATGGGTTGATATATCGGTGAAAATTGACGGTACCAATATCAGCTTGCTGTTACATCTTCCCATTCTGATCGGATATAACTCGCCGAATAATTGGATTTTGTTGTACAATAAATGA
- the LOC119075957 gene encoding Golgi resident protein GCP60 isoform X1: MDNLDDRLQNIALNANEPQNNDGDKWGMPLKELYRLAMTFYKDKSGKAVHFSYEDNLKLVAFTQQASHGPLDLQNASPLGVLDVIGRDRRMAWQQLAKISKPQAMEGFVDLLDRLCPLFKPYVEAIKKDREEKHRLAIENEQKEREQQKIEEQRSEEQRKAEEQKNREEVQKRQLQDALNQQTFHQFKAYAEKQFPGNPEQQAVLIRQLQTEHYHQYMQQLQLVESVDRRSIDGEPLSQSIDGASQTQIVSEEQQCDSDQDEYPVVSPATMWTRPDIEAFKQEVSAGKGDGVIRVGHGDTVTVRVPTHGNGSSLFWEFATDSYDVGFGVFFEWGKPMTTEVSVHISESDDEDGLDDEDGRLAFFELKNIFNFSFSVKELHSSDDLESGPHQRDHTPPSVGRSRPLITSIIPVYRRNSESEVYVGSHNYPGEGVYLLKFDNSYSLWRSKTLYYRVYYTR, translated from the exons atggATAATCTGGACGACCGACTACAAAACATAGCGCTCAATGCGAATGAACCACAAAATAACGATGGAGACAAGTGGGGAATGCCGCTGAAGGAACTCTATCGGCTAGCAATGACTTTTTACAAag ACAAATCCGGCAAAGCAGTTCACTTCAGCTACGAAGACAATTTGAAATTGGTGGCCTTCACGCAACAGGCTTCGCATGGACCGTTAGACTTACAAAATGCATCACCACTGGGCGTACTCGATGTGATTGGTCGTGATCGACGAATGGCCTGGCAACAATTGGCAAAAATTAGCAAACCTCAGGCGATGGAAGGTTTCGTGGACCTGCTGGATCGGCTCTGTCCCCTATTCAAACCGTACGTCGAAGCGATAAAGAAAGATCGGGAGGAGAAACATCGGCTGGCCATCGAAAATGAACAAAAGGAACGAGAGCAGCAAAAAATCGAAGAACAGCGATCCGAAGAACAACGCAAAGccgaagaacaaaagaatCGCGAAGAAGTGCAGAAGCGACAGTTGCAAGACGCCCTCAACCAGCAGACATTTCACCAGTTCAAAGCGTACGCCGAGAAGCAATTTCCCGGTAATCCCGAGCAGCAAGCGGTCCTCATTCGGCAATTGCAAACGGAACACTATCACCAGTACATGCAACAATTGCAACTGGTCGAAAGTGTGGACCGGCGAAGCATTGATGGTGAACCGTTGAGTCAGTCGATTGACGGTGCTAGTCAGACACAGATCGTTTCGGAGGAGCAACAGTGTGATAGTGATCAAGATGAATATCCGGTTGTATCGCCGGCCACGATGTGGACGCGACCGGATATTGAAGCATTCAAACAGGAAGTGTCGGCTGGCAAAGGTGATGGTGTCATTCGGGTTGGGCACGGTGACACCGTAACGGTTCGTGTTCCTACGCATGGCAATGGAAGTAGTTTATTCTGGGAATTCGCCACCGACAGCTACGATGTGGGATTCGGAGTGTTTTTCGAGTGGGGCAAACCCATGACCACCGAAGTTTCAGTTCATATTAG CGAAAGTGATGACGAAGATGGTCTGGACGATGAAGATGGTAGGCTTGCGTTTTTTGagctgaaaaatatttttaacttttcattttctgttaaaGAACTTCATTCATCCGATGATCTCGAATCGGGACCACATCAGCGAGACCATACGCCGCCATCAGTCGGTCGTAGTCGACCGTTAATCACCAGTATTATTCCGGTTTATCGAAG AAACTCAGAATCGGAGGTTTACGTTGGTTCCCACAATTATCCCGGCGAGGGCGTCTACCTTCTGAAATTCGACAATTCGTACAGTCTATGGCGATCTAAAACATTGTACTATCGCGTCTACTACACACGATAA
- the LOC119075957 gene encoding Golgi resident protein GCP60 isoform X2: MDNLDDRLQNIALNANEPQNNDGDKWGMPLKELYRLAMTFYKDKSGKAVHFSYEDNLKLVAFTQQASHGPLDLQNASPLGVLDVIGRDRRMAWQQLAKISKPQAMEGFVDLLDRLCPLFKPYVEAIKKDREEKHRLAIENEQKEREQQKIEEQRSEEQRKAEEQKNREEVQKRQLQDALNQQTFHQFKAYAEKQFPGNPEQQAVLIRQLQTEHYHQYMQQLQLVESVDRRSIDGEPLSQSIDGASQTQIVSEEQQCDSDQDEYPVVSPATMWTRPDIEAFKQEVSAGKGDGVIRVGHGDTVTVRVPTHGNGSSLFWEFATDSYDVGFGVFFEWGKPMTTEVSVHISESDDEDGLDDEDELHSSDDLESGPHQRDHTPPSVGRSRPLITSIIPVYRRNSESEVYVGSHNYPGEGVYLLKFDNSYSLWRSKTLYYRVYYTR; the protein is encoded by the exons atggATAATCTGGACGACCGACTACAAAACATAGCGCTCAATGCGAATGAACCACAAAATAACGATGGAGACAAGTGGGGAATGCCGCTGAAGGAACTCTATCGGCTAGCAATGACTTTTTACAAag ACAAATCCGGCAAAGCAGTTCACTTCAGCTACGAAGACAATTTGAAATTGGTGGCCTTCACGCAACAGGCTTCGCATGGACCGTTAGACTTACAAAATGCATCACCACTGGGCGTACTCGATGTGATTGGTCGTGATCGACGAATGGCCTGGCAACAATTGGCAAAAATTAGCAAACCTCAGGCGATGGAAGGTTTCGTGGACCTGCTGGATCGGCTCTGTCCCCTATTCAAACCGTACGTCGAAGCGATAAAGAAAGATCGGGAGGAGAAACATCGGCTGGCCATCGAAAATGAACAAAAGGAACGAGAGCAGCAAAAAATCGAAGAACAGCGATCCGAAGAACAACGCAAAGccgaagaacaaaagaatCGCGAAGAAGTGCAGAAGCGACAGTTGCAAGACGCCCTCAACCAGCAGACATTTCACCAGTTCAAAGCGTACGCCGAGAAGCAATTTCCCGGTAATCCCGAGCAGCAAGCGGTCCTCATTCGGCAATTGCAAACGGAACACTATCACCAGTACATGCAACAATTGCAACTGGTCGAAAGTGTGGACCGGCGAAGCATTGATGGTGAACCGTTGAGTCAGTCGATTGACGGTGCTAGTCAGACACAGATCGTTTCGGAGGAGCAACAGTGTGATAGTGATCAAGATGAATATCCGGTTGTATCGCCGGCCACGATGTGGACGCGACCGGATATTGAAGCATTCAAACAGGAAGTGTCGGCTGGCAAAGGTGATGGTGTCATTCGGGTTGGGCACGGTGACACCGTAACGGTTCGTGTTCCTACGCATGGCAATGGAAGTAGTTTATTCTGGGAATTCGCCACCGACAGCTACGATGTGGGATTCGGAGTGTTTTTCGAGTGGGGCAAACCCATGACCACCGAAGTTTCAGTTCATATTAG CGAAAGTGATGACGAAGATGGTCTGGACGATGAAGATG AACTTCATTCATCCGATGATCTCGAATCGGGACCACATCAGCGAGACCATACGCCGCCATCAGTCGGTCGTAGTCGACCGTTAATCACCAGTATTATTCCGGTTTATCGAAG AAACTCAGAATCGGAGGTTTACGTTGGTTCCCACAATTATCCCGGCGAGGGCGTCTACCTTCTGAAATTCGACAATTCGTACAGTCTATGGCGATCTAAAACATTGTACTATCGCGTCTACTACACACGATAA
- the LOC119075969 gene encoding upstream stimulatory factor 1 isoform X1, whose product MADSEDGDLLGMIDENSEASSTCDASLTFKQESSDVVGYRVVHLPTEKQVPTTVVTPNQQYFVIHDANAIFVNNRVNNPRKIAPKTVDAHQTQQVQIGPPPAKKRDDRRRATHNEVERRRRDKINHWILKLGSLIPADGLPGGERDRVNVVNSAVESKGVILSKACEYISSMKSNYEDVSECLKASEEVNNKLQSENQFLKELLDKHGIAYDVDGDITILS is encoded by the exons ATGGCTGA TTCCGAAGACGGAGACCTCTTGGGAATGATTGATGAAAATTCCGAAG CTTCGTCCACTTGTGATGCATCGTTAACATTCAAACAGGAAAGTTCGGACGTCGTTGGATATCGTGTCGTTCATTTGCCCACAGAAAAGCAGGTGCCAACCACCGTGGTCACTCCGAATCAGCAATATTTCGTGATTCACGATGCAAACGCTATATTCGTCAATAATCGAGTGAATAATCCGCGAAAGATTGCACCGAAAACCGTAGACGCACATCAGACACAACAAGTTCAAATTGGCCCACCACCGGCAAAAAAGCGGGATGATCGACGGCGAGCTACACACAATGAAGTGGAACGTCGGCGTAGGGATAAAATAAACCATTGGATCTTGAAATTGGGTTCATTGATACCGGCAGACGGTCTACCAG GCGGAGAACGTGATAGGGTCAATGTTGTGAATTCAGCTGTAGAATCGAAGGGTGTCATTCTTAGCAAGGCCTGCGAGTATATTTCGTCGATGAAAAGCAATTATGAAGA TGTGAGCGAGTGCCTTAAAGCCAGCGAAGAAGTTAACAATAAACTGCAATCGGAAAACCAATTCCTGAAGGAATTACTCGATAAACATGGCATTGCGTATGACGTTGACGGCGATATTACGATTTTAAGTTAA
- the LOC119075969 gene encoding upstream stimulatory factor 1 isoform X2: MIDENSEASSTCDASLTFKQESSDVVGYRVVHLPTEKQVPTTVVTPNQQYFVIHDANAIFVNNRVNNPRKIAPKTVDAHQTQQVQIGPPPAKKRDDRRRATHNEVERRRRDKINHWILKLGSLIPADGLPGGERDRVNVVNSAVESKGVILSKACEYISSMKSNYEDVSECLKASEEVNNKLQSENQFLKELLDKHGIAYDVDGDITILS; encoded by the exons ATGATTGATGAAAATTCCGAAG CTTCGTCCACTTGTGATGCATCGTTAACATTCAAACAGGAAAGTTCGGACGTCGTTGGATATCGTGTCGTTCATTTGCCCACAGAAAAGCAGGTGCCAACCACCGTGGTCACTCCGAATCAGCAATATTTCGTGATTCACGATGCAAACGCTATATTCGTCAATAATCGAGTGAATAATCCGCGAAAGATTGCACCGAAAACCGTAGACGCACATCAGACACAACAAGTTCAAATTGGCCCACCACCGGCAAAAAAGCGGGATGATCGACGGCGAGCTACACACAATGAAGTGGAACGTCGGCGTAGGGATAAAATAAACCATTGGATCTTGAAATTGGGTTCATTGATACCGGCAGACGGTCTACCAG GCGGAGAACGTGATAGGGTCAATGTTGTGAATTCAGCTGTAGAATCGAAGGGTGTCATTCTTAGCAAGGCCTGCGAGTATATTTCGTCGATGAAAAGCAATTATGAAGA TGTGAGCGAGTGCCTTAAAGCCAGCGAAGAAGTTAACAATAAACTGCAATCGGAAAACCAATTCCTGAAGGAATTACTCGATAAACATGGCATTGCGTATGACGTTGACGGCGATATTACGATTTTAAGTTAA